TATTCGGAGCTTCTTGAGGCTTTTCCAAGAAAGTATGAGAATGCCCACCAATAATGACATCAATAAATTCACTTTGCCGTGCAAGCGCATAATCGTTTATCTTACCTTCATCATCACCGAAACCAAGATGCGATAAACATATTACCAGATCGCAATCAAGCTTATTTTTCAGCAAATCGGACAACTCATTAGCAACCTCAAAAGTATTTTTATAAACAATTCCTTTGATATTTTTCTCAAAAGTAAAACCTTTCAGACTTACTCCTAACCCAAAAACACCTATTCTTAATCCGGATTTTTCAATTATTATATAAGGTTTGACATGATTTTTAAGAACAGTTGCACTAAAATCGTAATTAGCATTAACGAAAGGAAAATCAGCCAATTCAATAAGTTCGAGAAGATTATCCATACCAAGATCAAACTCATGATTGCCGAAAGTTGCAACATCGTAACCAATAGCATTCATCATATCAATTTCGGTTCTTCCTGAAAAAAGATTATAATAAGGAGAGCCTTGCGAGAAGTCGCCGGCATCAAGCACAATCACATTTTGCTCTTCAGCACGCACTTTATTGACATAGGTGGAAATTCTAACCATTCCACCGTTTCCGGCACGATAACCGCCGGCATTATCGTCAAAAGTTTCCACCTGACTATGCATATCGTTTGTGTGAAGAATTACAAGTTTAACTTCTTCCTGACAGTAAGAGAAAAAGGCGAAAAAAAAGAGAACGAATATAG
This portion of the Bacteroidales bacterium genome encodes:
- a CDS encoding metallophosphatase yields the protein MKKTYLTIFVLFFFAFFSYCQEEVKLVILHTNDMHSQVETFDDNAGGYRAGNGGMVRISTYVNKVRAEEQNVIVLDAGDFSQGSPYYNLFSGRTEIDMMNAIGYDVATFGNHEFDLGMDNLLELIELADFPFVNANYDFSATVLKNHVKPYIIIEKSGLRIGVFGLGVSLKGFTFEKNIKGIVYKNTFEVANELSDLLKNKLDCDLVICLSHLGFGDDEGKINDYALARQSEFIDVIIGGHSHTFLEKPQEAPNKNGKKVYIAQTGSQGINVGRLDLILIKN